GGTGCCCGCGGGCTCCGCGCCATCCTCGAGGAGGTGCTCGGGCCGGTCATGTTCGACGTGCCCTCGGACGACGACGTCGCCCGGGTCGTGATCACCCGCGAGTCCGTGCTCGAGAACGCCGCGCCGACGATCGTGCCGCGGCCGCGGGCGAAGCGCGTCGAGAAGTCCGCGTAGGTCGCGTTGCACGACGGCCCGGTCCCCTCGGGGGCCGGGCCGTCGTCGTGTGCGGGGAGCGGGCGTGAGCGGAGGCGCTCCGCACAACCAGAAGCACACCGCACCACGGCGATCCGTGGCGTGATGTGCTTCCGGTTGAGCGGCAGCGCTCCGTGCCGCCCCCGCGGCCGCCCGCGCCCCCGCGCCCCTACGCCAGCCCGCGGCGGCGCAGCAGCGGCCCGACCTCGGCGTCGCGGCCCCGGAACGCGCGGTAGGCCTCGAGCGGGTCCTGCGCCCCGCCGACCCCGAGCACCATCGTCGCGAAGCGCTCCCCGGCCGACCGGGAGAGCCCGCCGTGCTCGCGGAACCACTCCACGGTGTCGGCGTCGAGCACCTCGGACCAGATGTACCCGTAGTACCCGGCGTCGTACCCGCCCGAGAACGTGTGCGCGAAGTACGTCGACGAGTACCGCGGCGGGACGGCGGCGACGTCGATCCCGGCGGCCGCGAGGGCGTCCCGCTCGAAGTCCTCGACGGACCGGACCGCGGCGGCCGCCTCAGCCGACAGTCGGTGCCACGCCTGGTCGAGGAGTGCCGCGGCGAGGTACTCGGTCGTGCCGAAGCCCTCGTTGAAGCCGGCCGAGTCGCTCAGGCCGAGGACGAGCTCCGGCGGCAGCGGCTCCCCGGTCTCGTGGTGCTTGGCGTAGTTCGCGAGCACGGACGGCCAGGTCACCCACATCTCGTTGACCTGCGAGGGGAACTCCACGAAGTCGCGCTCGACGTTCGTCCCCGAGAACCGCGGGTAGGTCGTCCGGGCGATCAGCCCGTGCAGCGCGTGCCCGAACTCGTGGAAGAGCGTCTCGACCTCGTCCTGGATCAGGAGCGTCGGCGATCCCGGTGCGGGCTTCGCCACGTTGAGGTTGTTCACGACGACCGGGAGCGTGCCGAGCAGGTGCGACTGCTCCACGACGGGGTTCATCCACGCGCCGCCGCGCTTGCCGTCCCGCGTGTAGAGGTCGAGCAGGTACAGGCCGACCTCTGCGCCGTCCTCGGAGCGCACCTCGAAGACGCGGACCTCGTCGTTGTAGCCGTGCAGGTCGGGGCGCTCGGTGAAGGTCAGGCCGTACAGGGCACCGGCGGCGTGGAACACCCCGTCGTGCAGGACCCGGTCGGCCTCCAGGTAGGGGCGGAGCGCGGAGCTGTCGGCGGCGAACTGCTCGCCGCGCAGGACCTCGGTGGCGTACGCCCAGTCCCACGCCTCGACCTCGAAGCCGACGGTGCGGGAGCGGACGGCGCGCTCGTCCTCGGCGTTCGCCGCCGCGGCGGGCACGAGCGAGGACAGCAGCCCCTCGACGGCCTCGGGCGTCCGTGCGGTCTCGTCCGCCGTGACGACCGCCGCGTGGTTCGGGAACCCGAGCAGCGCGGCACGCTCGGCGCGGAGCCGGACGATGCGGAGCAGCACGTCGCGGTTGTCGTGCTCGTTGCCGCGGCGGCCGCGGGAGAGCGAGGCGCGCATGATCCGCTCGCGGAGCCCGCGGTCGGTCAGCGACGCGAGCCACGGGTGGCCCGTGTAGAGCGGCAGCGTCACGAGCCAGCCGTCCAGCCCGCGGTCGGAGGCGGCGCCAGCGGCGGCCGACTTCGCGCCGTCGTCGAGCCCGTCGAGCTCGCGCTCCTCGGTGACGTGCACCGCGAGGTCGTTCGTGTCCTCGAGCAGGTTGCGCTCGAAGGTCGTCGTCAGGGTGGACAGCTCCTGGTTGATCGCCGTCAGTCGTTCCTTGCCGGCGTCGTCGAGCCCCGCGCCGGCGAGGGTCATCTCCGTGTGCACCCGTTCGACCAGGCGACGGTCCTCGTCGGTCAGGTCCGAGCGGTCGCCGAGTGCGGACCGCACCGCGTCGACCCGCGCGTACAGGCGGGAGTCGAGCGTGATCGCGTCCCGGTGCGCAGCGAGGAGCGGGGCGACCTCGGCCTCGAGGTCGTGCAGCTCCGGTGTGGAGTCGGCGGACGACAGCGTGAAGAACACGTGGCTGACGCGGGTCAGCAGCTGGCCGGAGCGCTCGAGTGCCACCAGGGTGTTCTCGAACGTCGGCGGCGCCGGGTCGGTGGCGATCGCCTCGACCTCGGCGCGCTGCTCGGCGATGCCGGCGTCGAACGCCGGACGGAAGTGCTCGAGCCGGACGTCGTCGAACGGCGGGAGGGCGTAGGGGAGGGTGCTCGGTGCGTCGAACGGGTTGGCCATGGCCCCACCCTACGGACCGTCGGTCCGGTCCACAGCCGGACGGGAGGATCGTGGCGGCGCCGCCACGCGCCTCCCGTCCGCCGCCACGCGCCCGGCGTCCGTCGCCACGTCGACCAGCACGGCGGCCGCGCTCCGCGCGTGTGCCGCCGGCGTCGTCTCGCCGGAGATCGCCGCGGTCGTCTGCGCGCCCTCGGCGAGGAGCGCGAGCTGCGCGGCGAGGGTCTCGGCGGCGTCCCGGTCGGCGACCACGGTCGCCGCGAGGTCCGCGACGTACCGTTGGAAGGACGCCTTGTGCGCGCGGGCGATCTCGGCGACCTCGGGGGAGGTCGCACCGACTTCGCCGAAGGCGTTGATGAAGCCGCAGCCGCGGAAGGACGCGTCGCCGAACCAGTCCTCGAGGAAGTCGTAGACGGCGAGGAGCTTGTCGCGCGGGGTGGTCGCGGCGTCGACGGCCCCGCGGACGCCCCGCTCCCAGAGGTCGTGCCGACCGCTGAGCACCGCCACGACGAGCTGGTCCTTGCCGGGGAAGGCCGCGTAGAGCTTCTTCAGCGAGACGCCGGCACCGGTGCGGATCTCGTCCATCCCGACCGACTGGATCCCGCGGGCGTAGAAGAGCTCGTCGGCGACGTCGACGATGCGGTCCCGGGTGTCCGGGTCGACGGTGGTGGGCATGACGGTCCCGATCCCTGGTCCAGCGGTCCCGGCCCTGCGTCGGGAACGACGGTTCTCACTGTACGCCGCGGCGGCTAGTCCTCTTCGGGGGCGTCGTCCGGGTCGGTCACCTGCGCGTGGCCGTCGGGGTCGAGCCGGATCGACGTGCCGTCGTCGAGCTCGACGATCGGCTTGCCCTCGAGGAACGTCAGCGTCCACCGCCACGACGACGCGTCGACGGACGCGGCGGCGAGCTCGTCCTCGACCCCGCGCACGGCGACGACCATCGCCTCGGGGAGTCGCTCGGGTGGCTGCCCACCCACGTTCCAGCGTGTGCCCAACTGCATCCGTGCCTCCAGTCCGGTGTGGACCGGCCGCATCGGCACGACGCGACCGGCGCGGGGCCGGCCGCTTCGACGACGTGACCGGCCCCGGGAGCCGACGCTACGCCTGCTGTTCGGCGAGCTCGATCTCGGTGACGGCGAGCTCGTCGCCGTCGGTGAACGACAGGTTCTCGATGCGGCCGACGGCCGCCAGGTCGACCGCCGCGCGCTCGATGAGCGCCCGCTGCTCGGCCGGCGCCGCGATGACGGCACGCGTCACGGGCGTCTTCTGGGACGCCTTGGCGGCGGTCTTCGCCCCCCGGATCCCGATGAGCGCCTGCCCGACCGCACCCAGCAGCCCCGTCGGCTCGGCCTGGGTGGGCAGCTCGGCCCGCGTCGGCCAGGAGGATCGGTGCACGCTGGTCTCGTGGGTCCAGGCCCACACCTCTTCCGTCGCGAACGGCAGGAACGGTGCGAGCAGCCGGAGCAGCGCGTCGATCGCGGCGCGGAGCGCCAGGACGGCGCTCGCCTGCGTCTCGTGCGTCGCGTCGGACGCCGTGCCGTAGGCACGCTCCTTCACGAGCTCGAGGTAGTCGTCGCAGAAGGTCCAGAAGAAGCGCTCGGTGACCTCGAGGGCACGGGCGTGGTCGAAGCCGTCGAAGGCCGCGGTGGCCTGGTCGACGACCGCGCCGAGCTCGGCGAGCATGTCGACGTCGAGCGCCTCGGTGACGCTCGTGGCACCCTCGGGCAGGGGGAAGCCGTAGACGAACTTCGCCGCGTTGAGCACCTTGATCGCCAGACGACGGCCGACCTTGATCTGCTTCGGGTTCTGCGGGTCGAACGCCGCGTCCGTGCCGAGCTTCGACGAGGCCGCCCAGTACCGGACCGCGTCCGCGCCGTGCTGCTCGAGGATCGACAGCGGCGTGACGACGTTGCCCTTCGACTTCGACATCTTCTTGCGGTCCGGGTCGACGATGAAGCCCGAGATGCTGGCGTGCTTCCACGGAGCGACGTCGGCCTCGAGCTGGCTGCGCAGCACGGTCGTGAACAGCCACGTGCGGATGATGTCCTGCGCCTGGGGGCGGACGTCGTACGGGAACACCAGGTCGTACAGCGCCGGGTCGGTCTCCCACTTGCCGGCGAGCTGCGGGGTCAGCGACGAGGTCGCCCAGGTGTCCATGACGTCGAGCTCGCCCTGGAACCCACCGGCGACGCCGCGCTGCGACTCGTCGTAGCCGGGAGCCGGCTCGGACGCGGGGTCGACCGGCAGCTGCGCCTCGGTCGGCACGATCGGCTGGTCGTAGACCGGGTTGCCGTCCGCGTCGAGCGGGTACCAGACCGGCAGCGGCACGCCGAAGAAGCGCTGGCGCGAGATGAGCCAGTCACCGGACAGGCCGCCGACCCAGTTGTCGTAGCGGACCCGCATGAAGTCCGGGTGGAACGCGATCTCCTCGCCGCGCTGGCGGAGCGTGGTCTTGAGATGCTCGTCGCGCGCGCCGTTCACGATGTACCACTGGCGGGTGGAGACGATCTCGAGCGGCTTGTCGCCCTTCTCGAAGAACTTCACCGGGTGGTTGATGGTCTTGACGTCGCCGACCAGCTCACCGGACTCGGTGAGGGCGTCGACGAGGACCTTCTTGGCGGAGAACACCGTCTTGCCGGCCATCTCGGCGTAGAGCTCCTTGCCGCGGGCGCTCTCGATCCAGGTGGGCTCGTCGGAGCGGACGCGACCGTCGAAGCCGATGATCGCGCGGTTCGGCAGCTGCAGCTCGCGCCACCACACGACGTCGGTGGTGTCGCCGAAGGTGCAGACCATCGCGATGCCGGCGCCCTTGTCCTGCTGCGCGAGGTGGTGTGCGAGCACCGGGACCTCGACGTCGAACAGGGGGGAGCGGACGGTTTTGCCGAACAGGTCCTGGAAGCGCTCGTCGTCCGGGTGTGCGACGAGGGCGACGCACGCGGGGAGCAGCTCCGGTCGGGTGGTCTGGATCACGACGTCCTCGCCGCCGTCGGTGCGGTGGAAGGCCAGGCCGTGGTACGCGCCGGGCATCTCCTTGTCCTCGAGCTCGGCCTGTGCGACCGCGGTGCGGAAGGTGACGTCCCAGAGCGTCGGGGCGTCGGCCTGGTAGGCCTCGCCGCGCTCGAGGTTGCGGAGGAAGGCGCGCTGGGCGCTCGCACGCGACGTGTCGTCGATCGTCCGGTACGACTGCGTCCAGTCGACCGACAGACCCAGGGTGCGGAACAGGTGCTCGAACTGCTGCTCGTCCTGGACCGTCAGACGCTCGCACAGCTCGATGAAGTTGCGGCGCGAGATGGGTAGCTGGTCGGCGGCCTTCGACGACTTGTCGTCGCCGCCCTCGAACGGCGGGACGAACGCGGGGTCGTAGGGGAGCTGCGGGTCGCAGCGGACGCCGTAGTAGTTCTGCACCCGACGCTCGGTCGGCAGTCCGTTGTCGTCCCAGCCCATCGGGTAGAAGACGTGCTTGCCGCGCATCCGCTCGTACCGGGCCTTGAGGTCGGTGTGCGTGTACGAGAACACGTGGCCGATGTGCAGCGAACCGGAGGCGGTCGGCGGCGGGGTGTCGATCGAGTACACCGCGTCCTTGGTCGCGCTGTCGCGGTCGAACCGGTAGGTGCCGTCCTGCTCCCAGACCGGACCCCAGACCTGCTCGAGTCCGTCGACGGTGGGCTTCTCGGGCATGGGCTTCGACACGGCGGGGCCTCTCGATCGATGTGTGCGGCACCGAGTCCGTGGTGAGGTGCCTGAGTGTCCGCGCGCACTGCGCGGCGAGTCGATGGTATCGCCAGCACGTGCGGCGGCGCACCCGCGGCGGATCGGCGCTGCGTTGCACGTGCGGCGGCGGTCCCGACTGCGTCTACCACAGGAGGGGTCGGGACACGCTGGAGAGCGCCTGGTAGTCTGTCGGAGTTTGTCCGGCGAACGTGGGTTCCGTCGGGACCGCACCGTTGCTCTCCGCCGGACGCCCGAAGGCAAGACTCAGCACTACCGGAGGAACGAACTTGGCACCGCACGAAGCACGGAACCAGCAGGGCGACCGCCCGCTGCGCACGAAGGCCGCCGCGAAGCGCGCGCGACGCAAGCTGACCGAGGACGACGTCACCGTCGTCGAGGAGTCACTGCTCAAGCGCGCGGTCGCCGCCGCCGCACTCGGCAATGCGATGGAGTGGTTCGACTTCGGCATCTTCGCGTACCTCACGGTCACGATCTCGAAGGTGTTCCTGCCCGAGGGCGACCCCACCTCGAACCTCGTCGCGACGTTCGGCTTCTTCGCCGCGGCGTTCATCGTCCGCCCGATCGGTGGCGCGGTGTTCGGCCCGATCGGCGACAAGATCGGCCGGCAGAAGGTCCTCGCGCTGACGATGATCCTGATGGCCGCCGGCACGCTCATGATCGGCCTCATCCCGTCGTACTCGACGATCGGCTTCTGGGCCCCGGTCCTGCTGCTCGTCGCGCGCTTCGTGCAGGGCTTCTCGACCGGTGGTGAGTACGGCGGCGCCGCGACCTTCATCGCCGAGTACTCGCCGGACAAGCGCCGCGGGTTCATGGGCTCGTGGCTGGAGTTCGGCACGCTGGCCGGCTACGTCCTCGGTGCGTCGATCGTCACCGTCCTGCAGTACGCCATGCCCGAGGACGCGCTCCTCAGCTGGGGGTGGCGCATCCCGTTCATCGTCGCCGGCCCGCTCGGCCTGATCGGGCTCTACCTGCGCCTGAAGCTCGAGGAGACCCCCGCCTTCCAGAAGCAGCAGGAGCAGGCAGCCGAGCGCGAGTCGCAGAAGACGCCGTTCCTCAAGCTGTTCGCCGAGAACTGGCGCTCGCTCATCGTGTGCATCGGCCTCGTGCTCGTCTTCAACGTGACCGACTACATGCTGCTGTCGTACATGCCGACGTACCTCGAGACGAACCTCGGCCAGAACGCGACGTTCGGCCTGATCCTGATCGTCATCGTGATGATCCTGATGATGGTCGTCATCACGTTCGGCGGTCGGCTGTCCGACAGGTTCGGTCGTCGTCCGGTCCTCGCCGCGGGCTGCATCGGCTTCCTCGTGCTGTCCTGGCCGGCGCTCAAGCTCGTCCAGACCGGCACCGGTGTCGGCGTCTTCACGGGTCTGCTGCTCCTCGGCCTGGTCCTGGTGACCTTCACCTCGACCATGCCGTCGACGCTCCCCGCGCTGTTCCCGACGATCATCCGCTACGGCGCCCTGGCGATCGCGTTCAACGTGTCCGTCTCGCTGTTCGGCGGCACCACCCCGCTCGCGACGCAGGCGCTCATCGCCGGTGCGAAGGACGCGGGCCTGTCGTGGGCCGAGGACATCCCGGCCTTCTACCTGATGGCCGCGGCCGTGATCGGCCTCGTCGCGGTGTACTTCACCAAGGAGACCGCCGCGACCCCGCTGATGGGCTCGGGCCCGACGGTCGCGCACGAGGACGAGATCGCCGACGTCATCAAGGACTACAACGACCCGACCTCGGAGCTCGCGCAGTCCGACTGGGCGAAGGACTTCTCGACGAGCGAGATCCCGATCATCTCGGGTGACGCCCCGAAGCCGGGGAAGGACAAGGAGACGACGGGCGCGTAGGCGCCACGTCCACCGGCCTGGAGGCGCGGTGCGGGTCCGTCCCGCACCGCGCCTCCTGTGTGTGGTCGCGTCGCGTGCGCCGGTTCCTGCTCGCGGGGCGGCGGCGCTCAGGACGGGCCGGCGGCCAGCCGCGCGGCCGCGGCCAGCAGGCGCGCGGTCTCCGGGTGCTCCGGCGCGGCCCACACCCGCGCGGCCGGACCGTGCTCGACGACCCGGCCGCCGTGCACGACGAGCACCTCGTCCGCCGTCCGCCGGACGGCCCGCAGGTCGTGCGACACGAGGACCATCGCGACCCCGGTCTCGTCCCGGAGCCGCTCGAGGAGCGTCAGCACCGCGTCCTGCACGGTCGCGTCGAGGGCGGTGACGGGCTCGTCGAGCACCACCACCTCGGGCGACGTCGCCAGCGCCCGGGCGATCGCGAGCCGCTGCCGCTGCCCGCCGGAGAGCGTCCACGGCGACCGTGGCCGCAGCGCCGGGTCGAGTCCGACCTGCCGCAGCGCCTCGTCGACACGTCCGCCCAGTGCCCCGCGCGCGCGGCGCTCGCGGCCGTCGGACAGCGCGTCCGCGAGCACCCGCTCCACCGTCCACCGCTCGTCGAAGGTGGCACCGGGGTCCTGCACGACGGCGGCCACACGGTGCCGGCGTGCTCGACGGTCGCGCTCCGGCAGCGGCACCCACGGCGCGCCGTCGAGCGTGACCGTGCCCGCGTCCGGTTCCTCGAGGCCGAGCAGCATCCGCGCGACCGTGGTCTTGCCCGACCCGGAGGCCCCGATCACGCCGAGGACGCGCCCCGGCCGCACGGTCAACGAGACGTCCTGCACCGCGGGAACGCCCGCGAAGGACCGGGAGAGGCCGCGCCCCGCGAGGATCGTCGGGCCGCCCGTCGCCGCGAGGTCGTCGCGAGCGCCGTCACCAGCATCGTCGCCGGCGTCGTCGCGCGATCGGTCGGCCCGGGCCGCGCGCACCAGTGCCTGCGTCACGGGGTGCTCCGGTGCGGCGAACACCGCCGAGGTCGGACCCTGCTCGGCCACCGTGCCGTCGTCCACGACGACGACCCGGTCCGCCCACCCCGCGACGAGCCCGAGGTCGTGCGTGATGA
The Curtobacterium citreum genome window above contains:
- the valS gene encoding valine--tRNA ligase; the protein is MPEKPTVDGLEQVWGPVWEQDGTYRFDRDSATKDAVYSIDTPPPTASGSLHIGHVFSYTHTDLKARYERMRGKHVFYPMGWDDNGLPTERRVQNYYGVRCDPQLPYDPAFVPPFEGGDDKSSKAADQLPISRRNFIELCERLTVQDEQQFEHLFRTLGLSVDWTQSYRTIDDTSRASAQRAFLRNLERGEAYQADAPTLWDVTFRTAVAQAELEDKEMPGAYHGLAFHRTDGGEDVVIQTTRPELLPACVALVAHPDDERFQDLFGKTVRSPLFDVEVPVLAHHLAQQDKGAGIAMVCTFGDTTDVVWWRELQLPNRAIIGFDGRVRSDEPTWIESARGKELYAEMAGKTVFSAKKVLVDALTESGELVGDVKTINHPVKFFEKGDKPLEIVSTRQWYIVNGARDEHLKTTLRQRGEEIAFHPDFMRVRYDNWVGGLSGDWLISRQRFFGVPLPVWYPLDADGNPVYDQPIVPTEAQLPVDPASEPAPGYDESQRGVAGGFQGELDVMDTWATSSLTPQLAGKWETDPALYDLVFPYDVRPQAQDIIRTWLFTTVLRSQLEADVAPWKHASISGFIVDPDRKKMSKSKGNVVTPLSILEQHGADAVRYWAASSKLGTDAAFDPQNPKQIKVGRRLAIKVLNAAKFVYGFPLPEGATSVTEALDVDMLAELGAVVDQATAAFDGFDHARALEVTERFFWTFCDDYLELVKERAYGTASDATHETQASAVLALRAAIDALLRLLAPFLPFATEEVWAWTHETSVHRSSWPTRAELPTQAEPTGLLGAVGQALIGIRGAKTAAKASQKTPVTRAVIAAPAEQRALIERAAVDLAAVGRIENLSFTDGDELAVTEIELAEQQA
- a CDS encoding TetR/AcrR family transcriptional regulator yields the protein MPTTVDPDTRDRIVDVADELFYARGIQSVGMDEIRTGAGVSLKKLYAAFPGKDQLVVAVLSGRHDLWERGVRGAVDAATTPRDKLLAVYDFLEDWFGDASFRGCGFINAFGEVGATSPEVAEIARAHKASFQRYVADLAATVVADRDAAETLAAQLALLAEGAQTTAAISGETTPAAHARSAAAVLVDVATDAGRVAADGRRVAAPPRSSRPAVDRTDGP
- a CDS encoding M3 family metallopeptidase, which gives rise to MANPFDAPSTLPYALPPFDDVRLEHFRPAFDAGIAEQRAEVEAIATDPAPPTFENTLVALERSGQLLTRVSHVFFTLSSADSTPELHDLEAEVAPLLAAHRDAITLDSRLYARVDAVRSALGDRSDLTDEDRRLVERVHTEMTLAGAGLDDAGKERLTAINQELSTLTTTFERNLLEDTNDLAVHVTEERELDGLDDGAKSAAAGAASDRGLDGWLVTLPLYTGHPWLASLTDRGLRERIMRASLSRGRRGNEHDNRDVLLRIVRLRAERAALLGFPNHAAVVTADETARTPEAVEGLLSSLVPAAAANAEDERAVRSRTVGFEVEAWDWAYATEVLRGEQFAADSSALRPYLEADRVLHDGVFHAAGALYGLTFTERPDLHGYNDEVRVFEVRSEDGAEVGLYLLDLYTRDGKRGGAWMNPVVEQSHLLGTLPVVVNNLNVAKPAPGSPTLLIQDEVETLFHEFGHALHGLIARTTYPRFSGTNVERDFVEFPSQVNEMWVTWPSVLANYAKHHETGEPLPPELVLGLSDSAGFNEGFGTTEYLAAALLDQAWHRLSAEAAAAVRSVEDFERDALAAAGIDVAAVPPRYSSTYFAHTFSGGYDAGYYGYIWSEVLDADTVEWFREHGGLSRSAGERFATMVLGVGGAQDPLEAYRAFRGRDAEVGPLLRRRGLA
- a CDS encoding ATP-binding cassette domain-containing protein codes for the protein MSGPGVDELGASVLDVRGLTVRAGDAVLVHDVAFTVARGECVALVGASGSGKTVTARAVLGLSAAGTSVDAEVLRLAGQDVRGLSERQWRRLRGATVGYVGQEALGALDPLRPVGREVGDALRLHTRMTAAERVDAVRTALAAVDLDPDLAHDGRLAGTLSGGMRQRALIAAATVGAPDLVVADEPTTALDAAVAVTVMEQLRAAQRRGAGLLVITHDLGLVAGWADRVVVVDDGTVAEQGPTSAVFAAPEHPVTQALVRAARADRSRDDAGDDAGDGARDDLAATGGPTILAGRGLSRSFAGVPAVQDVSLTVRPGRVLGVIGASGSGKTTVARMLLGLEEPDAGTVTLDGAPWVPLPERDRRARRHRVAAVVQDPGATFDERWTVERVLADALSDGRERRARGALGGRVDEALRQVGLDPALRPRSPWTLSGGQRQRLAIARALATSPEVVVLDEPVTALDATVQDAVLTLLERLRDETGVAMVLVSHDLRAVRRTADEVLVVHGGRVVEHGPAARVWAAPEHPETARLLAAAARLAAGPS
- the proP gene encoding glycine betaine/L-proline transporter ProP, which translates into the protein MAPHEARNQQGDRPLRTKAAAKRARRKLTEDDVTVVEESLLKRAVAAAALGNAMEWFDFGIFAYLTVTISKVFLPEGDPTSNLVATFGFFAAAFIVRPIGGAVFGPIGDKIGRQKVLALTMILMAAGTLMIGLIPSYSTIGFWAPVLLLVARFVQGFSTGGEYGGAATFIAEYSPDKRRGFMGSWLEFGTLAGYVLGASIVTVLQYAMPEDALLSWGWRIPFIVAGPLGLIGLYLRLKLEETPAFQKQQEQAAERESQKTPFLKLFAENWRSLIVCIGLVLVFNVTDYMLLSYMPTYLETNLGQNATFGLILIVIVMILMMVVITFGGRLSDRFGRRPVLAAGCIGFLVLSWPALKLVQTGTGVGVFTGLLLLGLVLVTFTSTMPSTLPALFPTIIRYGALAIAFNVSVSLFGGTTPLATQALIAGAKDAGLSWAEDIPAFYLMAAAVIGLVAVYFTKETAATPLMGSGPTVAHEDEIADVIKDYNDPTSELAQSDWAKDFSTSEIPIISGDAPKPGKDKETTGA